From Nocardioides faecalis:
GACGTGCTGGACCTGCAGCCGAGCGACTGAGCGGCTCAGCGCATCCGCAGCAGCCCGCCGGGCGTCGCCGCCGCGCTCACCGGCCGGTCGTGCGGCTCGGCAGGCACGGCGTCGAGCACCTCGTCGTCGTAGAGCAGCACGCAGGTGAAGGTGCCCACCGGCACCCGGGACAGCGCACGGTCGTAGGAGCCGCCGCCGCGGCCCAGCCGCATCCCGTCGCGCGAGACCGCGAGCCCGGGCACCAGCACCACGTCCGCGCCGGCGACGGCGTCCACACCCAGGGTCGGGCCCACCGGCTCGAGCAGACCGCGCCCGGCCGGCGCCAGCGACGACTGACCCGCGTAGAGCGCCCAGTCCAGGTCGTTGTCGCGCCGCAGCACCGGCAGCAGCACCCGCTTGCCGGCGTCCGCGAGCCGGTCCAGCAGGGCCGTCGTACCGGGCTCGGAGCCGACCGAGACGTAGCAGGCGACGGTGGCGGCGCGCCGTACCTCCTCGGTGCCCGCGAGCACGGCGGCGATGGCCCGCGCCGCGGCACCGACCTCGCTCAGCGGGCGTCGTCGCCGGGCGGTGAGCAGCTGGTCGCGCAGGGCGACCTTGGCGACCGATTCCGGTATCGGGTCACCTGCGCTCACAGGGCAAGCCTACGATCGGCGGCATGGGACTGAGTGAGCGCAGCGGTGGCCTCGCCAAGGCACGGGCCAAGATGGAGGCCGAGGGCGTCGACCCGGTGGCGATCGAGACGTTCGCCCACTACTACCGCCTGCTCGAGCACGGCGAGACCGGGATGATCCCGGAGTCCTCGATCGACCCCGTCGACGTGGAGAGCCTCGACGACGTCGAGGTCCCCGACGACGTCGCCGCGGATGCGATCTCCAAGACGGTCGCGATCAAGCTCAACGGCGGCCTCGGCACGTCGATGGGCTTGGACCGCGCGAAGTCGCTGCTGTGCGTGCGCCGCGGGTTGTCGTTCCTCGACATCAGCGCCCGCCAGGCGCTGCACCTGCGCAAGGCGTACGGCGCCCGGGTGCCGCTGATCTTCATGAACTCGTTCCGCACCTCCGCCGACACCCGGCACGCGCTGGCCCGCTACGAGGACCTGCCCGTCGACGGCCTGCCGCTGGAGTTCCTGCAGAACAAGGAGCCCAAGCTGCTGGCCGCCGACCTCACGCCGGTGTCCTGGCCCGCCGACCCGGACCTGGAGTGGTGCCCGCCGGGCCACGGCGACATCTACACCGCGCTGCGCGGCAGCGGGCTGCTCGAGACCATGATCGAGCTCGGCTTCCGCTACCTGTTCGTCTCCAACTCCGACAACCTGGGCGCGGTGCCGGAGCCGCGGCTGGCCGGCTGGTTCGCCGCCTCGGGGGCGCCGTTCGCGATCGAGGCGACGCGGCGCACGCCCTCGGACCGCAAGGGCGGTCACTTCGCCCGGCGCAAGGCCGACGGCCGGATCGTGCTGCGCGAGATCGCGCAGACGCCGAAGGAGGACGCGGCCTCCCTGGCCGACCTGGGCCGGCACCAGTACTGCTCGACCAACAACCTGTGGATCGACCTGCACGCGCTGAAGGCGAAGCTCGACGAGCGCGACGGCATCCTCGGCCTGCCGCTGATCCGCAACGACAAGACCGTCGACCCTGCCGACCCCGCCAGCCCGGCGGTGGTGCAGATCGAGACCGCGATGGGGGCGGCGATCGAGGTGTTCGACGGGGCCCGGTTGATCGAGGTCGGCCGCGACCGGTTCATCCCGGTGAAGACCACCAACGACCTGCTGGTGCTGCGCTCGGACGTCTACGAGATCGGCGACGACTTCGCGCTGCGCCAGGTCGCCGCCGAGGTGCCGTTCGTGGACCTCGACTCCGACCACTACAAGCTGGTCGGGCAGTTCGACCGGCGCTTCCCCGAGGGTGCGCCGTCCCTGGCGAACGCCTCCTCGCTCAAGGTCGCCGGCGACTGGACCTTCGGTCCCGGCGTCGCCGTGCACGGTTCGGTGGAGCTGGCCGGCAAGGGCCCCCAGCGCGTCTCGCCCGGCGAGGTGCTCTCCGGCTCGGATGCCTGAGCCCGCCCACCTCGCCCACCCGCGCGGGGTCGACGTCGCGGAGCACCGGGCCCGGGTGCTGGCCGGCCTGACGCCGCTCGGTGCCGAGGAGGTCGCGGTGGCCGATGCGCTCGGCCGGGTGCTGGCCGCCGACGTCGTCGCCGAGCTCGCCGTGCCGCCGTTCGACAGCTCGGCGATGGACGGCTTCGCCGTGCGCAGCGTCGACCTGGCCGCGCTCGCCGAGCCTGCCCCGCTCGCCGAGCATGCTGGGAGCGCCGACGAGGGGTTCGTGGCGTTGCCGGTCGCCGCCACCGTCGCCGCCGGCGACACTGCGCCCGTGCTGCCGCCCGGCTCCGCGATCCGGATCATGACCGGGGCGCAGGTCCCCGCCGGCGCCGACCTGGTCGTGCCGTTCGAGTGGACCACCGACACCGACCCGGTCCGGATCCTGCGCACCGCCGCCCCGGGCCGGCACATCCGCCGCGGCGGCGAGGACGTCGCCGCCGGCGAGGTCGCGATCGCCGCCGGCACCCGGGTCGGACCGGCCCAGCTCGGCCTGCTCGCCTCGGTCGGCGTGGACC
This genomic window contains:
- a CDS encoding 5-formyltetrahydrofolate cyclo-ligase; amino-acid sequence: MSAGDPIPESVAKVALRDQLLTARRRRPLSEVGAAARAIAAVLAGTEEVRRAATVACYVSVGSEPGTTALLDRLADAGKRVLLPVLRRDNDLDWALYAGQSSLAPAGRGLLEPVGPTLGVDAVAGADVVLVPGLAVSRDGMRLGRGGGSYDRALSRVPVGTFTCVLLYDDEVLDAVPAEPHDRPVSAAATPGGLLRMR
- a CDS encoding UTP--glucose-1-phosphate uridylyltransferase produces the protein MSERSGGLAKARAKMEAEGVDPVAIETFAHYYRLLEHGETGMIPESSIDPVDVESLDDVEVPDDVAADAISKTVAIKLNGGLGTSMGLDRAKSLLCVRRGLSFLDISARQALHLRKAYGARVPLIFMNSFRTSADTRHALARYEDLPVDGLPLEFLQNKEPKLLAADLTPVSWPADPDLEWCPPGHGDIYTALRGSGLLETMIELGFRYLFVSNSDNLGAVPEPRLAGWFAASGAPFAIEATRRTPSDRKGGHFARRKADGRIVLREIAQTPKEDAASLADLGRHQYCSTNNLWIDLHALKAKLDERDGILGLPLIRNDKTVDPADPASPAVVQIETAMGAAIEVFDGARLIEVGRDRFIPVKTTNDLLVLRSDVYEIGDDFALRQVAAEVPFVDLDSDHYKLVGQFDRRFPEGAPSLANASSLKVAGDWTFGPGVAVHGSVELAGKGPQRVSPGEVLSGSDA